Proteins from one Puntigrus tetrazona isolate hp1 unplaced genomic scaffold, ASM1883169v1 S000000746, whole genome shotgun sequence genomic window:
- the LOC122335249 gene encoding LOW QUALITY PROTEIN: BOLA class I histocompatibility antigen, alpha chain BL3-7-like (The sequence of the model RefSeq protein was modified relative to this genomic sequence to represent the inferred CDS: inserted 1 base in 1 codon; deleted 1 base in 1 codon): MRSPLLLLFGVYYVYAGTHSLKYFYTAVSGDIDFPEFIIVGLVDDQQFMYFDSNIKKTVPKTDWISDNEGKYYWDTGTEIDTDQHQRFKVNIETLKGRFNQTGGLHSLQVMVGCELDEDGTKRGYRQFGYDGEDFISFDKNTLSWTAANPQAGISKNKWDAKRAYGEQEKSYLENECFEWLKKYVDYGRDSLERKVSPQVSLLQKSPSSPVSCHATGFYPKEVSISWQKNKQDVDEDVDLGELLLNEDGSFQKTSTLNVKPEEWQKNEYECVXEHKSRTIRSALKEDKIRTNSGSVPIGLIVGVVAALLLLVILGVAGFMVYQKKKGFKPVASDDGSNSSTRSDQKA; the protein is encoded by the exons ATGCGGTCTCCACTGCTCCTGCTTTTCGGAGTTTATTATGTGTATGCTG GTACACACTCTCTAAAATACTTCTACACTGCTGTGTCTGGAGACATTGACTTCCCAGAGTTCATTATTGTTGGTCTGGTTGATGATCAGCAGTTCATGTACTTTGACAGCAACATAAAGAAAACTGTCCCAAAGACAGACTGGATCAGTGACAATGAAGGTAAATATTATTGGGATACAGGGACTGAGATTGATACTGATCAGCATCAGAGATTCAAAGTCAACATCGAGACTCTAAAGGGACGC TTCAACCAGACCGGGG GTCTTCACTCGCTCCAGGTGATGGTCGGCTGTGAGCTGGATGAAGACGGCACTAAACGAGGATACAGGCAGTTTGGTTATGATGGAGAAGACTTCATCAGCTTTGATAAGAACACACTCAGCTGGACTGCTGCTAATCCTCAGGCTGGGATCTCCAAGAACAAATGGGATGCTAAAAGAGCTTATGGAGAACAAGAGAAATCATATCTGGAGAACGAGTGCTTCGAGTGGCTGAAGAAGTATGTTGATTATGGCAGAGACTCTCTGGAGAGAAAAG tctctcctCAGGTGTCTCTTCTGCAGAAGTCTCCTTCGTCTCCGGTCTCGTGTCACGCTACAGGTTTTTATCCCAAAGAGGTTTCTATCTCCTGGCAGAAGAACAAACAAGATGTTGATGAAGATGTGGATCTGGGAGAACTTCTTCTCAATGAAGACGGCTCTTTCCAGAAGACCAGCACCCTCAACGTTAAACCTGAGGAGTGGCAGAAGAACGAGTATGAATGTG GTGAGCACAAGAGCAGAACCATCAGAAGCGCCCTGAAAGAAGACAAGATCAGAACTAACTCCG GTTCTGTTCCCATCGGGTTGATTGTTGGTGTCGTCgctgctcttcttcttctggtGATTCTTGGTGTCGCTGGGTTCATGGTTTATCAGAAAAAGAAAG GCTTCAAACCTGTTg cgTCTGATGACGGATCTAACAGCTCCACTCGTTCAGATCAAAAAGCTTGA